A single Kryptolebias marmoratus isolate JLee-2015 linkage group LG16, ASM164957v2, whole genome shotgun sequence DNA region contains:
- the afp4 gene encoding antifreeze protein type IV, whose translation MKLSLVASLLVVLAFACGEARTLVKRDVPSDVDKITQLFRDMSTSLSAATQEMVEKMKASEMTNTAQTYMEGSIQPLTETFQAEASKLQEQVKPYISNIEEHMKPLTENLQTQVKPLADMMEKLLQEIVDQSKTLLPSQ comes from the exons ATGAAACTTTCTCTTGTTGCCTCTCTTCTTGTTGTTCTGGCTTTTGCCTGTG GCGAGGCGAGGACACTGGTGAAGCGTGATGTCCCCTCTGATGTGGACAAGATCACCCAGCTCTTCAGGGACATGTCCACCAGCTTATCCGCTGCAACGCAGGAGATGGTGGAGAAGATGAAGGCGTCTGAAATGACCAACACTGCTCA GACATACATGGAGGGCAGCATCCAGCCGCTGACGGAGACGTTCCAGGCTGAGGCCTCCAAGCTGCAGGAGCAGGTCAAGCCGTACATCAGCAACATCGAGGAGcacatgaagcccctgacagaaAATCTCCAAACTCAGGTCAAACCTCTGGCTGACATGATGGAGAAGCTCCTGCAGGAGATAGTGGACCAGTCCAAAACCCTGCTGCCGTCTCAGTGA